In the genome of Nycticebus coucang isolate mNycCou1 chromosome 12, mNycCou1.pri, whole genome shotgun sequence, one region contains:
- the SUN1 gene encoding SUN domain-containing protein 1 isoform X2, with protein MDFSRLHMYTPPQCVPENSGYTYALSSSYSSDALDFETEHKLDPVFDSPRMSRRSLRLVTTAYPPGDSQAMGTHSCLSTASLKDGVARTVKQRRSATKMAFSINHVSRQVTSSGASQGGSNNLQGAASLQPPVLDESLIREQTKVDHFWGLDDDGDLKGGNKAAIQGNGDVAAGATAYNGYTCSDCTMLSQRRDALTAHSAAQGLTTRIYSRERDPKRGSSFHMDRILWLAKYTSSSFSSFLVQLFQVVLMKLNYESENYKLKTDESKDCESKSYKSKSHELKAHPSYYGRMNVREFLREDGHLSVNGGSLCGDSKGKKHLETHTATHPRCPRPPGLAGALWHVCACAGYFLMQTLRRIGAAGWFVSRMVWSVLWLAIVAPGKAASGLFWWLGIGWYQFVTLISWLNVFLLTRCLRNFCKFLILIIPLLLLLGLSLWGQGDFLSFLPILNWIDIQRTQWVDDPGNILKPETSHLNQPLQGGDEAFHWRWTRDMEQQVASLSGQCRSHDERLRELTAILQKLQAQVDQVDDGRAGLSVLVRDAMGQHLRETDFMTSHQEHELRISNLEDVLRKLTEKSEAIQKELEQTKLKAIRETDEQRLLSTVRHLELELDHLKSELSTWQHVKTSCEKMDVIHEKVDAQVRETVKLIFSEDQQDGSLEWLLQKFSSQFVSKEDLQILLQDLELQILKNITHHISVTKQIPTSETVVSAVHKAGVSGITEAQARVIVNNALKLYSQDKTGMVDFALESGGGSILSTRCSETYETKTALISLFGIPLWYFSQSPRVVIQPDMYPGNCWAFKGSQGYLVVRLSMVIHPTAVTLEHIPKTLSPTGNITSAPKDFAVYGLENEYQEEGWLLGQFTYDHEGEPLQTFHVLQRPDRAFQVVELRIFSNWGHPEYTCLYRFRVHGQPVK; from the exons ATGGACTTTTCTCGGCTCCATATGTACACCCCTCCGCAGTGTGTGCCGGAGAACTCTGGGTACACGTACGCACTCAG TTCAAGTTATTCTTCTGATGCTCTGGATTTTGAGACTGAGCACAAATTGGACCCTGTGTTTGATTCTCCAAGGATGTCCCGCCGTAGTTTGCGCCTGGTCACAACGGCATACCCCCCGGGGGACAGCCAGGCCATGGGGACTCACTCCTGCCTCAGCACAGCCTCCCTTAAGGATGGAGTGGCCAG aacaGTAAAACAACGCAGAAGTGCAACCAAAATGGCTTTTAGTATCAACCATGTGTCCAGGCAGGTCACATCCTCGGGTGCCAGCCAGGGTGGCTCTAATAATCTGCAGGGTGCTGCATCTCTGCAGCCTCCTGTGCTGGACGAGTCTTTGATTCGTGAGCAGACCAAAGTAGACCACTTTTGGG GTcttgatgatgatggtgatcTTAAAG GTGGAAATAAAGCTGCCATTCAGGGAAATGGTGACGTGGCAGCAGGAGCCACAGCATATAATGGCTACACCTGCAGTGACTGTACCATGCTCTCCCAGCGCAGAGATGCACTCACGGCGCACTCCGCAGCCCAGGGGCTGACGACAAGAATTTACTCCAGGGAGAGGGATCCAAAAC GCGGTTCCTCTTTCCACATGGATAGGATTTTGTGGCTGGCCAAATATACTTCATCATCATTTTCATCATTCTTAGTTCAACTTTTTCAAGTGGTTTTAATGAAGCTCAATTATGAAtcagaaaattataaattgaaaacTGATGAATCAAAAGATTGTGAATCAAAAAGTTATAAATCAAAAAGCCATGAATTGAAAG CTCATCCCAGTTACTATGGGAGAATGAATGTAAGAGAGTTTCTCAGAGAGGATGGCCACCTCAGTGTAAACGGGGGCTCACTGT GCGGTGACTCTAAGGGGAAGAAGCACCTGGAAACACACACAGCCACCCATCCACGGTGTCCACGGCCGCCAGGGCTGGCAGGGGCCCTCTGGCACGTCTGTGCTTGTGCAG GTTACTTCTTGATGCAAACACTGCGAAGGATTGGAGCTGCGGGATGGTTTGTGTCCAGGATGGTGTGGTCAGTCCTTTGGTTGGCCATTGTGGCTCCAG GGAAGGCAGCCTCTGGACTATTCTGGTGGCTAGGGATTGGATGGTACCAGTTTGTTACTCTGATTTCTTGGCTGAATGTGTTTCTTCTTACAAG gtGCCTTCGgaatttttgtaagtttttaatCTTGATCATCCCACTATTACTTTTACTAG GTCTCTCCTTGTGGGGCCAGGGTGATTTCCTTTCATTCCTGCCCATACTGAACTGGATAGACATACAGAGAACACAGTGGGTAGACGACCCCGGGAACATACTTAAACCTGAAACTTCTCACCTGAACCAGCCTCTACAG GGTGGTGATGAGGCTTTTCATTGGCGTTGGACACGTGACATGGAGCAGCAGGTGGCCTCTTTGTCTGGACAGTGCCGCAGCCATGACGAGAGGCTACGGGAGCTGACAGCTATACTTCAGAAACTGCAGGCTCAGGTGGACCAGGTGGATGATGGCCGGGCAGGGCTGTCGGTGTTGGTTAGAGATGCCATGGGGCAACACCTGCGGGAG ACTGACTTTATGACTTCCCACCAAGAACATGAACTCCGTATCTCAAACTTGGAAGACGTTCTCAGGAAACTGACAGAAAAATCTGAG GCCATCCAGAAGGAATTAGAACAGACCAAGCTAAAAGCAATTAG GGAGACTGACGAGCAGCGCCTCCTGTCCACTGTCAGGCACCTTGAACTAGAGCTGGATCACCTGAAGTCGGAATTGTCAACTTGGCAGCATGTGAAGACTAGCTGTGAAAAGATGGATGTAATACATGAAAAA GTAGATGCCCAAGTCAGAGAAACTGTCAAACTCATATTCTCTGAAGATCAGCAAGATGGTTCTCTTGAATGGCTGCTCCAAAAGTTTTCTTCTCAATTTGTAAGCAAAGAAGATTTGCAAATTTTATTACAAGACTTAGAGCTACAGATACTGAAGAATATCACCCATCACATTTCGGTGACAAAGCAGATCCCCACTTCTGAGACTGTCGTGTCTGCTGTGCACAAGGCAGGGGTTTCTGGAATCACAGAAGCG CAAGCACGTGTTATTGTGAACAATGCTTTGAAGCTGTATTCCCAGGACAAGACCGGGATGGTGGACTTTGCTCTGGAATCTGGTG GTGGTAGCATTTTGAGTACTCGCTGCTCTGAAACTTATGAAACCAAAACAGCGCTAATAAGTCTGTTTGGAATCCCACTATGGTACTTCTCCCAGTCCCCACGAGTTGTCATCCAG CCTGACATGTACCCGGGTAACTGCTGGGCGTTCAAAGGCTCCCAGGGCTACCTGGTGGTGAGGCTCTCGATGGTGATCCACCCAACTGCCGTCACTCTGGAGCACATACCAAAGACGCTGTCACCAACCGGCAACATCACCAGTGCCCCCAAGGACTTCGCAGTATAT
- the SUN1 gene encoding SUN domain-containing protein 1 isoform X1: MDFSRLHMYTPPQCVPENSGYTYALSSSYSSDALDFETEHKLDPVFDSPRMSRRSLRLVTTAYPPGDSQAMGTHSCLSTASLKDGVARTVKQRRSATKMAFSINHVSRQVTSSGASQGGSNNLQGAASLQPPVLDESLIREQTKVDHFWGLDDDGDLKGGNKAAIQGNGDVAAGATAYNGYTCSDCTMLSQRRDALTAHSAAQGLTTRIYSRERDPKRGSSFHMDRILWLAKYTSSSFSSFLVQLFQVVLMKLNYESENYKLKTDESKDCESKSYKSKSHELKAHPSYYGRMNVREFLREDGHLSVNGGSLCGDSKGKKHLETHTATHPRCPRPPGLAGALWHVCACAGYFLMQTLRRIGAAGWFVSRMVWSVLWLAIVAPGKAASGLFWWLGIGWYQFVTLISWLNVFLLTRCLRNFCKFLILIIPLLLLLAGLSLWGQGDFLSFLPILNWIDIQRTQWVDDPGNILKPETSHLNQPLQGGDEAFHWRWTRDMEQQVASLSGQCRSHDERLRELTAILQKLQAQVDQVDDGRAGLSVLVRDAMGQHLRETDFMTSHQEHELRISNLEDVLRKLTEKSEAIQKELEQTKLKAIRETDEQRLLSTVRHLELELDHLKSELSTWQHVKTSCEKMDVIHEKVDAQVRETVKLIFSEDQQDGSLEWLLQKFSSQFVSKEDLQILLQDLELQILKNITHHISVTKQIPTSETVVSAVHKAGVSGITEAQARVIVNNALKLYSQDKTGMVDFALESGGGSILSTRCSETYETKTALISLFGIPLWYFSQSPRVVIQPDMYPGNCWAFKGSQGYLVVRLSMVIHPTAVTLEHIPKTLSPTGNITSAPKDFAVYGLENEYQEEGWLLGQFTYDHEGEPLQTFHVLQRPDRAFQVVELRIFSNWGHPEYTCLYRFRVHGQPVK, encoded by the exons ATGGACTTTTCTCGGCTCCATATGTACACCCCTCCGCAGTGTGTGCCGGAGAACTCTGGGTACACGTACGCACTCAG TTCAAGTTATTCTTCTGATGCTCTGGATTTTGAGACTGAGCACAAATTGGACCCTGTGTTTGATTCTCCAAGGATGTCCCGCCGTAGTTTGCGCCTGGTCACAACGGCATACCCCCCGGGGGACAGCCAGGCCATGGGGACTCACTCCTGCCTCAGCACAGCCTCCCTTAAGGATGGAGTGGCCAG aacaGTAAAACAACGCAGAAGTGCAACCAAAATGGCTTTTAGTATCAACCATGTGTCCAGGCAGGTCACATCCTCGGGTGCCAGCCAGGGTGGCTCTAATAATCTGCAGGGTGCTGCATCTCTGCAGCCTCCTGTGCTGGACGAGTCTTTGATTCGTGAGCAGACCAAAGTAGACCACTTTTGGG GTcttgatgatgatggtgatcTTAAAG GTGGAAATAAAGCTGCCATTCAGGGAAATGGTGACGTGGCAGCAGGAGCCACAGCATATAATGGCTACACCTGCAGTGACTGTACCATGCTCTCCCAGCGCAGAGATGCACTCACGGCGCACTCCGCAGCCCAGGGGCTGACGACAAGAATTTACTCCAGGGAGAGGGATCCAAAAC GCGGTTCCTCTTTCCACATGGATAGGATTTTGTGGCTGGCCAAATATACTTCATCATCATTTTCATCATTCTTAGTTCAACTTTTTCAAGTGGTTTTAATGAAGCTCAATTATGAAtcagaaaattataaattgaaaacTGATGAATCAAAAGATTGTGAATCAAAAAGTTATAAATCAAAAAGCCATGAATTGAAAG CTCATCCCAGTTACTATGGGAGAATGAATGTAAGAGAGTTTCTCAGAGAGGATGGCCACCTCAGTGTAAACGGGGGCTCACTGT GCGGTGACTCTAAGGGGAAGAAGCACCTGGAAACACACACAGCCACCCATCCACGGTGTCCACGGCCGCCAGGGCTGGCAGGGGCCCTCTGGCACGTCTGTGCTTGTGCAG GTTACTTCTTGATGCAAACACTGCGAAGGATTGGAGCTGCGGGATGGTTTGTGTCCAGGATGGTGTGGTCAGTCCTTTGGTTGGCCATTGTGGCTCCAG GGAAGGCAGCCTCTGGACTATTCTGGTGGCTAGGGATTGGATGGTACCAGTTTGTTACTCTGATTTCTTGGCTGAATGTGTTTCTTCTTACAAG gtGCCTTCGgaatttttgtaagtttttaatCTTGATCATCCCACTATTACTTTTACTAG CAGGTCTCTCCTTGTGGGGCCAGGGTGATTTCCTTTCATTCCTGCCCATACTGAACTGGATAGACATACAGAGAACACAGTGGGTAGACGACCCCGGGAACATACTTAAACCTGAAACTTCTCACCTGAACCAGCCTCTACAG GGTGGTGATGAGGCTTTTCATTGGCGTTGGACACGTGACATGGAGCAGCAGGTGGCCTCTTTGTCTGGACAGTGCCGCAGCCATGACGAGAGGCTACGGGAGCTGACAGCTATACTTCAGAAACTGCAGGCTCAGGTGGACCAGGTGGATGATGGCCGGGCAGGGCTGTCGGTGTTGGTTAGAGATGCCATGGGGCAACACCTGCGGGAG ACTGACTTTATGACTTCCCACCAAGAACATGAACTCCGTATCTCAAACTTGGAAGACGTTCTCAGGAAACTGACAGAAAAATCTGAG GCCATCCAGAAGGAATTAGAACAGACCAAGCTAAAAGCAATTAG GGAGACTGACGAGCAGCGCCTCCTGTCCACTGTCAGGCACCTTGAACTAGAGCTGGATCACCTGAAGTCGGAATTGTCAACTTGGCAGCATGTGAAGACTAGCTGTGAAAAGATGGATGTAATACATGAAAAA GTAGATGCCCAAGTCAGAGAAACTGTCAAACTCATATTCTCTGAAGATCAGCAAGATGGTTCTCTTGAATGGCTGCTCCAAAAGTTTTCTTCTCAATTTGTAAGCAAAGAAGATTTGCAAATTTTATTACAAGACTTAGAGCTACAGATACTGAAGAATATCACCCATCACATTTCGGTGACAAAGCAGATCCCCACTTCTGAGACTGTCGTGTCTGCTGTGCACAAGGCAGGGGTTTCTGGAATCACAGAAGCG CAAGCACGTGTTATTGTGAACAATGCTTTGAAGCTGTATTCCCAGGACAAGACCGGGATGGTGGACTTTGCTCTGGAATCTGGTG GTGGTAGCATTTTGAGTACTCGCTGCTCTGAAACTTATGAAACCAAAACAGCGCTAATAAGTCTGTTTGGAATCCCACTATGGTACTTCTCCCAGTCCCCACGAGTTGTCATCCAG CCTGACATGTACCCGGGTAACTGCTGGGCGTTCAAAGGCTCCCAGGGCTACCTGGTGGTGAGGCTCTCGATGGTGATCCACCCAACTGCCGTCACTCTGGAGCACATACCAAAGACGCTGTCACCAACCGGCAACATCACCAGTGCCCCCAAGGACTTCGCAGTATAT
- the SUN1 gene encoding SUN domain-containing protein 1 isoform X4 — protein MDFSRLHMYTPPQCVPENSGYTYALSSSYSSDALDFETEHKLDPVFDSPRMSRRSLRLVTTAYPPGDSQAMGTHSCLSTASLKDGVARTVKQRRSATKMAFSINHVSRQVTSSGASQGGSNNLQGAASLQPPVLDESLIREQTKVDHFWGLDDDGDLKGGNKAAIQGNGDVAAGATAYNGYTCSDCTMLSQRRDALTAHSAAQGLTTRIYSRERDPKPHPSYYGRMNVREFLREDGHLSVNGGSLCGDSKGKKHLETHTATHPRCPRPPGLAGALWHVCACAGYFLMQTLRRIGAAGWFVSRMVWSVLWLAIVAPGKAASGLFWWLGIGWYQFVTLISWLNVFLLTRCLRNFCKFLILIIPLLLLLGLSLWGQGDFLSFLPILNWIDIQRTQWVDDPGNILKPETSHLNQPLQGGDEAFHWRWTRDMEQQVASLSGQCRSHDERLRELTAILQKLQAQVDQVDDGRAGLSVLVRDAMGQHLRETDFMTSHQEHELRISNLEDVLRKLTEKSEAIQKELEQTKLKAIRETDEQRLLSTVRHLELELDHLKSELSTWQHVKTSCEKMDVIHEKVDAQVRETVKLIFSEDQQDGSLEWLLQKFSSQFVSKEDLQILLQDLELQILKNITHHISVTKQIPTSETVVSAVHKAGVSGITEAQARVIVNNALKLYSQDKTGMVDFALESGGGSILSTRCSETYETKTALISLFGIPLWYFSQSPRVVIQPDMYPGNCWAFKGSQGYLVVRLSMVIHPTAVTLEHIPKTLSPTGNITSAPKDFAVYGLENEYQEEGWLLGQFTYDHEGEPLQTFHVLQRPDRAFQVVELRIFSNWGHPEYTCLYRFRVHGQPVK, from the exons ATGGACTTTTCTCGGCTCCATATGTACACCCCTCCGCAGTGTGTGCCGGAGAACTCTGGGTACACGTACGCACTCAG TTCAAGTTATTCTTCTGATGCTCTGGATTTTGAGACTGAGCACAAATTGGACCCTGTGTTTGATTCTCCAAGGATGTCCCGCCGTAGTTTGCGCCTGGTCACAACGGCATACCCCCCGGGGGACAGCCAGGCCATGGGGACTCACTCCTGCCTCAGCACAGCCTCCCTTAAGGATGGAGTGGCCAG aacaGTAAAACAACGCAGAAGTGCAACCAAAATGGCTTTTAGTATCAACCATGTGTCCAGGCAGGTCACATCCTCGGGTGCCAGCCAGGGTGGCTCTAATAATCTGCAGGGTGCTGCATCTCTGCAGCCTCCTGTGCTGGACGAGTCTTTGATTCGTGAGCAGACCAAAGTAGACCACTTTTGGG GTcttgatgatgatggtgatcTTAAAG GTGGAAATAAAGCTGCCATTCAGGGAAATGGTGACGTGGCAGCAGGAGCCACAGCATATAATGGCTACACCTGCAGTGACTGTACCATGCTCTCCCAGCGCAGAGATGCACTCACGGCGCACTCCGCAGCCCAGGGGCTGACGACAAGAATTTACTCCAGGGAGAGGGATCCAAAAC CTCATCCCAGTTACTATGGGAGAATGAATGTAAGAGAGTTTCTCAGAGAGGATGGCCACCTCAGTGTAAACGGGGGCTCACTGT GCGGTGACTCTAAGGGGAAGAAGCACCTGGAAACACACACAGCCACCCATCCACGGTGTCCACGGCCGCCAGGGCTGGCAGGGGCCCTCTGGCACGTCTGTGCTTGTGCAG GTTACTTCTTGATGCAAACACTGCGAAGGATTGGAGCTGCGGGATGGTTTGTGTCCAGGATGGTGTGGTCAGTCCTTTGGTTGGCCATTGTGGCTCCAG GGAAGGCAGCCTCTGGACTATTCTGGTGGCTAGGGATTGGATGGTACCAGTTTGTTACTCTGATTTCTTGGCTGAATGTGTTTCTTCTTACAAG gtGCCTTCGgaatttttgtaagtttttaatCTTGATCATCCCACTATTACTTTTACTAG GTCTCTCCTTGTGGGGCCAGGGTGATTTCCTTTCATTCCTGCCCATACTGAACTGGATAGACATACAGAGAACACAGTGGGTAGACGACCCCGGGAACATACTTAAACCTGAAACTTCTCACCTGAACCAGCCTCTACAG GGTGGTGATGAGGCTTTTCATTGGCGTTGGACACGTGACATGGAGCAGCAGGTGGCCTCTTTGTCTGGACAGTGCCGCAGCCATGACGAGAGGCTACGGGAGCTGACAGCTATACTTCAGAAACTGCAGGCTCAGGTGGACCAGGTGGATGATGGCCGGGCAGGGCTGTCGGTGTTGGTTAGAGATGCCATGGGGCAACACCTGCGGGAG ACTGACTTTATGACTTCCCACCAAGAACATGAACTCCGTATCTCAAACTTGGAAGACGTTCTCAGGAAACTGACAGAAAAATCTGAG GCCATCCAGAAGGAATTAGAACAGACCAAGCTAAAAGCAATTAG GGAGACTGACGAGCAGCGCCTCCTGTCCACTGTCAGGCACCTTGAACTAGAGCTGGATCACCTGAAGTCGGAATTGTCAACTTGGCAGCATGTGAAGACTAGCTGTGAAAAGATGGATGTAATACATGAAAAA GTAGATGCCCAAGTCAGAGAAACTGTCAAACTCATATTCTCTGAAGATCAGCAAGATGGTTCTCTTGAATGGCTGCTCCAAAAGTTTTCTTCTCAATTTGTAAGCAAAGAAGATTTGCAAATTTTATTACAAGACTTAGAGCTACAGATACTGAAGAATATCACCCATCACATTTCGGTGACAAAGCAGATCCCCACTTCTGAGACTGTCGTGTCTGCTGTGCACAAGGCAGGGGTTTCTGGAATCACAGAAGCG CAAGCACGTGTTATTGTGAACAATGCTTTGAAGCTGTATTCCCAGGACAAGACCGGGATGGTGGACTTTGCTCTGGAATCTGGTG GTGGTAGCATTTTGAGTACTCGCTGCTCTGAAACTTATGAAACCAAAACAGCGCTAATAAGTCTGTTTGGAATCCCACTATGGTACTTCTCCCAGTCCCCACGAGTTGTCATCCAG CCTGACATGTACCCGGGTAACTGCTGGGCGTTCAAAGGCTCCCAGGGCTACCTGGTGGTGAGGCTCTCGATGGTGATCCACCCAACTGCCGTCACTCTGGAGCACATACCAAAGACGCTGTCACCAACCGGCAACATCACCAGTGCCCCCAAGGACTTCGCAGTATAT
- the SUN1 gene encoding SUN domain-containing protein 1 isoform X3, whose translation MDFSRLHMYTPPQCVPENSGYTYALSSSYSSDALDFETEHKLDPVFDSPRMSRRSLRLVTTAYPPGDSQAMGTHSCLSTASLKDGVARTVKQRRSATKMAFSINHVSRQVTSSGASQGGSNNLQGAASLQPPVLDESLIREQTKVDHFWGLDDDGDLKGGNKAAIQGNGDVAAGATAYNGYTCSDCTMLSQRRDALTAHSAAQGLTTRIYSRERDPKPHPSYYGRMNVREFLREDGHLSVNGGSLCGDSKGKKHLETHTATHPRCPRPPGLAGALWHVCACAGYFLMQTLRRIGAAGWFVSRMVWSVLWLAIVAPGKAASGLFWWLGIGWYQFVTLISWLNVFLLTRCLRNFCKFLILIIPLLLLLAGLSLWGQGDFLSFLPILNWIDIQRTQWVDDPGNILKPETSHLNQPLQGGDEAFHWRWTRDMEQQVASLSGQCRSHDERLRELTAILQKLQAQVDQVDDGRAGLSVLVRDAMGQHLRETDFMTSHQEHELRISNLEDVLRKLTEKSEAIQKELEQTKLKAIRETDEQRLLSTVRHLELELDHLKSELSTWQHVKTSCEKMDVIHEKVDAQVRETVKLIFSEDQQDGSLEWLLQKFSSQFVSKEDLQILLQDLELQILKNITHHISVTKQIPTSETVVSAVHKAGVSGITEAQARVIVNNALKLYSQDKTGMVDFALESGGGSILSTRCSETYETKTALISLFGIPLWYFSQSPRVVIQPDMYPGNCWAFKGSQGYLVVRLSMVIHPTAVTLEHIPKTLSPTGNITSAPKDFAVYGLENEYQEEGWLLGQFTYDHEGEPLQTFHVLQRPDRAFQVVELRIFSNWGHPEYTCLYRFRVHGQPVK comes from the exons ATGGACTTTTCTCGGCTCCATATGTACACCCCTCCGCAGTGTGTGCCGGAGAACTCTGGGTACACGTACGCACTCAG TTCAAGTTATTCTTCTGATGCTCTGGATTTTGAGACTGAGCACAAATTGGACCCTGTGTTTGATTCTCCAAGGATGTCCCGCCGTAGTTTGCGCCTGGTCACAACGGCATACCCCCCGGGGGACAGCCAGGCCATGGGGACTCACTCCTGCCTCAGCACAGCCTCCCTTAAGGATGGAGTGGCCAG aacaGTAAAACAACGCAGAAGTGCAACCAAAATGGCTTTTAGTATCAACCATGTGTCCAGGCAGGTCACATCCTCGGGTGCCAGCCAGGGTGGCTCTAATAATCTGCAGGGTGCTGCATCTCTGCAGCCTCCTGTGCTGGACGAGTCTTTGATTCGTGAGCAGACCAAAGTAGACCACTTTTGGG GTcttgatgatgatggtgatcTTAAAG GTGGAAATAAAGCTGCCATTCAGGGAAATGGTGACGTGGCAGCAGGAGCCACAGCATATAATGGCTACACCTGCAGTGACTGTACCATGCTCTCCCAGCGCAGAGATGCACTCACGGCGCACTCCGCAGCCCAGGGGCTGACGACAAGAATTTACTCCAGGGAGAGGGATCCAAAAC CTCATCCCAGTTACTATGGGAGAATGAATGTAAGAGAGTTTCTCAGAGAGGATGGCCACCTCAGTGTAAACGGGGGCTCACTGT GCGGTGACTCTAAGGGGAAGAAGCACCTGGAAACACACACAGCCACCCATCCACGGTGTCCACGGCCGCCAGGGCTGGCAGGGGCCCTCTGGCACGTCTGTGCTTGTGCAG GTTACTTCTTGATGCAAACACTGCGAAGGATTGGAGCTGCGGGATGGTTTGTGTCCAGGATGGTGTGGTCAGTCCTTTGGTTGGCCATTGTGGCTCCAG GGAAGGCAGCCTCTGGACTATTCTGGTGGCTAGGGATTGGATGGTACCAGTTTGTTACTCTGATTTCTTGGCTGAATGTGTTTCTTCTTACAAG gtGCCTTCGgaatttttgtaagtttttaatCTTGATCATCCCACTATTACTTTTACTAG CAGGTCTCTCCTTGTGGGGCCAGGGTGATTTCCTTTCATTCCTGCCCATACTGAACTGGATAGACATACAGAGAACACAGTGGGTAGACGACCCCGGGAACATACTTAAACCTGAAACTTCTCACCTGAACCAGCCTCTACAG GGTGGTGATGAGGCTTTTCATTGGCGTTGGACACGTGACATGGAGCAGCAGGTGGCCTCTTTGTCTGGACAGTGCCGCAGCCATGACGAGAGGCTACGGGAGCTGACAGCTATACTTCAGAAACTGCAGGCTCAGGTGGACCAGGTGGATGATGGCCGGGCAGGGCTGTCGGTGTTGGTTAGAGATGCCATGGGGCAACACCTGCGGGAG ACTGACTTTATGACTTCCCACCAAGAACATGAACTCCGTATCTCAAACTTGGAAGACGTTCTCAGGAAACTGACAGAAAAATCTGAG GCCATCCAGAAGGAATTAGAACAGACCAAGCTAAAAGCAATTAG GGAGACTGACGAGCAGCGCCTCCTGTCCACTGTCAGGCACCTTGAACTAGAGCTGGATCACCTGAAGTCGGAATTGTCAACTTGGCAGCATGTGAAGACTAGCTGTGAAAAGATGGATGTAATACATGAAAAA GTAGATGCCCAAGTCAGAGAAACTGTCAAACTCATATTCTCTGAAGATCAGCAAGATGGTTCTCTTGAATGGCTGCTCCAAAAGTTTTCTTCTCAATTTGTAAGCAAAGAAGATTTGCAAATTTTATTACAAGACTTAGAGCTACAGATACTGAAGAATATCACCCATCACATTTCGGTGACAAAGCAGATCCCCACTTCTGAGACTGTCGTGTCTGCTGTGCACAAGGCAGGGGTTTCTGGAATCACAGAAGCG CAAGCACGTGTTATTGTGAACAATGCTTTGAAGCTGTATTCCCAGGACAAGACCGGGATGGTGGACTTTGCTCTGGAATCTGGTG GTGGTAGCATTTTGAGTACTCGCTGCTCTGAAACTTATGAAACCAAAACAGCGCTAATAAGTCTGTTTGGAATCCCACTATGGTACTTCTCCCAGTCCCCACGAGTTGTCATCCAG CCTGACATGTACCCGGGTAACTGCTGGGCGTTCAAAGGCTCCCAGGGCTACCTGGTGGTGAGGCTCTCGATGGTGATCCACCCAACTGCCGTCACTCTGGAGCACATACCAAAGACGCTGTCACCAACCGGCAACATCACCAGTGCCCCCAAGGACTTCGCAGTATAT